One genomic region from Dehalococcoidia bacterium encodes:
- the dinB gene encoding DNA polymerase IV, with amino-acid sequence MAARSILHVDLDAFFVAVEQARRPELRGKAVIVGGDPDGRGVVSTASYEARQFGVRSAMPLRTARKLAPHAIFLPGDFNEYERVSRQFHAILRDCSPVVESGGLDEAYVDVTGCEPIVGTPRRAAESIRERVRRALGITASVGIATSKLVAKVASDQAKPDGIREVPPGTEAAFLAPLPLRTLPMLGPAMERKLQRLGVSTLGQVAAMPDSTLRAVLGPHGPELALRCRGVDDAAVGGRGAPKSISREGTFTHDVADPARLRAVIRGFSESVGSQLRAQGYRARTLSIKVRFGDFHTVTRSLTAERAVNSDDAIYEAAMALLEEARSDEKLAIRLVGVGASNLLTEAYQLPLDADSEARREALSAAIDRVRRKYGRRSLQSGATAFDAATGGDSWRHDKAVGLSAQLEGAPGRKPRPASAP; translated from the coding sequence ATGGCCGCGCGCTCGATCCTCCACGTTGACCTCGATGCGTTTTTCGTGGCTGTGGAGCAGGCGCGCCGGCCCGAGTTGCGCGGCAAGGCTGTCATCGTCGGCGGCGATCCGGACGGACGTGGCGTCGTGTCCACCGCCTCCTATGAGGCGCGCCAGTTCGGCGTGCGTTCCGCCATGCCGCTCCGGACCGCCAGGAAGCTGGCGCCGCACGCCATCTTCCTCCCCGGCGACTTCAATGAGTACGAGCGCGTCTCGAGGCAGTTCCACGCCATCCTCCGCGATTGCTCGCCCGTGGTGGAGTCCGGCGGGCTTGACGAGGCTTACGTCGATGTCACCGGCTGTGAGCCGATCGTCGGCACGCCACGAAGGGCAGCCGAATCCATCCGCGAGCGTGTGCGCCGCGCTCTCGGTATTACGGCCTCGGTCGGCATCGCGACCAGCAAGCTGGTCGCGAAGGTTGCCTCGGACCAGGCCAAGCCGGACGGCATTCGCGAGGTCCCTCCCGGCACGGAGGCTGCCTTCCTCGCACCGCTGCCCCTGCGCACGCTGCCGATGCTCGGCCCAGCGATGGAGCGCAAGCTCCAGCGCCTCGGCGTCTCGACGCTCGGGCAGGTCGCGGCGATGCCCGACTCCACGCTCCGCGCCGTGCTCGGCCCGCATGGGCCGGAGCTTGCCCTCCGGTGCCGTGGCGTCGACGACGCCGCCGTTGGCGGCCGCGGCGCCCCGAAGTCAATCAGCCGCGAGGGGACTTTCACGCACGATGTTGCCGACCCTGCCCGGCTGCGCGCCGTCATCCGCGGGTTCAGCGAGAGCGTGGGCTCGCAGTTGCGCGCACAGGGCTACCGGGCGCGCACCCTGAGCATCAAGGTGCGTTTCGGCGACTTCCACACCGTCACCCGCAGCCTGACGGCGGAACGCGCCGTGAACAGCGACGACGCGATCTATGAGGCGGCGATGGCGCTGCTGGAGGAGGCGCGGTCAGACGAGAAGCTTGCCATCCGCCTCGTTGGCGTGGGCGCGTCGAACCTCCTCACGGAGGCGTATCAGTTGCCCCTGGACGCCGACAGCGAAGCGCGGCGTGAAGCGCTCAGCGCCGCCATCGACCGCGTGCGGCGCAAGTACGGCCGCCGCAGCCTCCAATCGGGTGCGACTGCCTTCGACGCCGCGACCGGCGGCGATTCCTGGCGGCATGACAAGGCCGTCGGCCTGTCGGCGCAGCTCGAGGGCGCGCCCGGCAGGAAGCCGCGGCCCGCTTCGGCGCCCTAG
- a CDS encoding HD domain-containing phosphohydrolase, giving the protein MNRTGRQRVLEAEPEGRRTPTTRRLPNHTLSEVLIPLSAGIDLAEGRKPGHAQRVAYSALSVASQLKLDNEQRLACLYASLFHDIGVIPAGAGLSELVRGDERRVFSALPLLTPEESAVESRSTAPDLVVDRIVDHTIHGARLAQELGLPQEAVRAIACHHEQWDGAGYPHALAGNEIPLVGRIIGVADQMEALISQEPSPLHARRNIPHWLSRFAMTMADPELVLATRHLVAGDDFWLGIFGPSLQAELSLACEGLKEQRSPILLPFAERFAEIVDGRFSFTVGVSSRVAKHAEALGRSAGLPELRLKQLRVAALLHDVGQLGVPERIMAKPGILSVDELEVLRQHPVYSQEIVQGIPGLEEVAEWVGAHHEWPDGRGYPDAKAGIEIPSEARILAIADAYVAITSDRPHRKRLDPAEGVQRLRGAAGTQLDPELLDLFFTRVVA; this is encoded by the coding sequence GTGAACAGAACGGGACGGCAGCGTGTGCTCGAAGCGGAACCGGAGGGGCGGCGGACGCCGACGACAAGGCGGCTGCCAAACCACACCCTCAGCGAAGTCCTCATACCCCTCAGCGCCGGCATCGACCTGGCAGAGGGGCGGAAGCCTGGACACGCGCAGCGGGTCGCCTACAGCGCCCTCAGCGTCGCCTCACAACTGAAGCTGGACAACGAGCAGCGCCTGGCCTGCCTTTACGCTTCGCTCTTTCACGACATCGGCGTGATCCCCGCCGGGGCCGGCCTGTCCGAGCTGGTGCGCGGCGATGAACGCCGCGTCTTCTCGGCCCTACCCCTGCTCACGCCCGAGGAGTCGGCGGTCGAATCCCGCAGCACAGCGCCGGACCTCGTCGTCGACCGCATCGTCGACCACACTATTCACGGCGCGCGGCTGGCCCAGGAGTTGGGCCTGCCGCAGGAGGCCGTCCGGGCTATCGCCTGCCATCACGAGCAGTGGGACGGCGCCGGATATCCGCATGCGCTGGCCGGCAACGAAATACCGCTGGTCGGGCGCATTATCGGCGTCGCGGACCAGATGGAAGCGCTGATCTCGCAGGAGCCGAGCCCGCTTCATGCTCGGCGCAACATCCCGCACTGGCTCTCTCGATTCGCCATGACCATGGCGGACCCCGAGCTGGTACTAGCCACGAGACACCTCGTGGCCGGGGACGACTTCTGGTTGGGGATATTCGGGCCGTCTCTGCAGGCCGAGTTGAGCCTTGCCTGCGAGGGTCTGAAGGAGCAGCGCTCGCCGATCCTGTTACCGTTCGCGGAGCGCTTTGCCGAGATTGTCGACGGGCGCTTCAGCTTCACGGTGGGCGTTTCGTCGCGGGTGGCGAAGCATGCCGAGGCCCTGGGCCGCAGCGCAGGGCTCCCTGAGCTCCGCCTGAAGCAGCTGCGCGTGGCTGCGCTCCTCCACGACGTCGGCCAGCTGGGTGTACCCGAGCGCATCATGGCCAAGCCGGGGATCCTAAGCGTGGACGAGCTCGAGGTCCTGCGCCAGCACCCCGTCTATTCGCAAGAGATAGTGCAGGGCATTCCTGGCCTCGAGGAGGTCGCGGAGTGGGTTGGCGCGCATCACGAGTGGCCCGACGGGCGCGGCTACCCGGACGCCAAGGCGGGCATCGAGATCCCCAGCGAAGCGCGAATCCTGGCGATCGCCGACGCCTACGTCGCCATCACGTCCGACAGGCCCCACCGCAAGCGCCTGGACCCGGCGGAGGGCGTGCAGCGCCTGCGCGGGGCTGCCGGTACGCAGCTGGACCCGGAGCTACTCGACCTGTTCTTCACGCGCGTAGTGGCCTAG
- a CDS encoding cyclic-di-AMP receptor has protein sequence MPGPWAPARRSKRTGTLKLVLIIAATSDADRLIDRLVKRGLPATKIASSGGFLRRGSATILSGVEDQEVETVIDLARQECRARKEFVPVQNLPVLGEIGSASEPLEVRVGGATVFVLDVDRFDRF, from the coding sequence CTGCCGGGACCTTGGGCGCCAGCGCGCCGCTCGAAACGGACGGGTACCCTGAAGCTCGTCCTCATAATCGCCGCCACCAGCGACGCCGACCGCCTGATCGACCGGCTCGTAAAGCGCGGCCTTCCAGCCACCAAGATCGCCAGCAGCGGCGGTTTCCTGCGCCGTGGCTCCGCGACAATCCTGTCCGGAGTAGAAGACCAGGAAGTCGAGACAGTGATCGACCTCGCCCGCCAGGAGTGCCGCGCGCGCAAGGAGTTCGTGCCGGTCCAGAACCTTCCCGTCCTGGGAGAGATCGGCAGCGCCAGCGAACCGTTAGAAGTGCGAGTCGGCGGGGCCACCGTGTTCGTGCTGGATGTCGACCGCTTCGATCGATTCTAG
- a CDS encoding iron-sulfur cluster assembly scaffold protein — protein MSEYSDIVLDHAQNPRNRGDLQDANARGYQMNPVCGDTLALSLRIDDGVIERAAFQTEGCLASVATSSVLTEMVQGMTLEDALALSYEDISAEVGGLPPSKLHSAALAIDALRRAIASYRRSSTQA, from the coding sequence ATGTCGGAATACTCGGACATCGTCCTGGACCACGCGCAGAACCCCCGGAACCGGGGCGATCTGCAGGATGCGAACGCGCGCGGCTATCAGATGAACCCGGTCTGCGGCGACACTCTGGCCCTCAGCCTGCGTATCGACGACGGGGTTATCGAAAGGGCGGCTTTCCAGACCGAAGGCTGCCTCGCGTCGGTCGCCACCTCCAGCGTGCTCACGGAGATGGTCCAGGGGATGACGCTCGAGGACGCGCTGGCCCTCTCCTACGAGGACATCTCCGCCGAAGTCGGCGGCCTTCCACCAAGCAAGCTGCACAGCGCCGCCCTCGCCATCGACGCCCTGCGCCGGGCGATTGCTTCGTACCGCCGATCGAGCACCCAGGCGTAA
- a CDS encoding SAM-dependent methyltransferase has product MVLYDLGPGDEDVALKDIIASRIRREGPLTFSDFMALALYEPGHGYYVNCDPARDYQTSPNVHPVFGACVARQLGEMWRILGRPDRFDVLEAGAGDGRLALDIAAWLRAHDQDAFAALSLRLQDVTYGARPPAHARELSALLGGRVSFGEQIAGRLTGCILSNELLDAFPVRRVRVERGRLLELRVGWDEAGFVDVPWEPSPEVECYFQELGMLPGEGCEAEANLEAPAWMQRAAAVLDRGYVLTLDYGYEAASLYAPWRKRGTLLTFYRHTAGEDPYVRVGRQDITASVDLTTVARAGEEAGLRTLGLTAQSEFLSALGIGEALAQRPDPSQLEAYYALRRAAVELTDPTGLGRIKVLVQGKDVPDTPLTGLSGREAGRA; this is encoded by the coding sequence GTGGTCCTCTATGACCTCGGTCCGGGCGATGAGGATGTCGCCCTCAAGGATATCATCGCCAGCCGCATTCGCCGGGAAGGCCCCCTCACCTTCAGCGACTTCATGGCGCTCGCCCTGTACGAGCCCGGCCACGGCTATTATGTCAATTGCGACCCCGCCCGCGATTACCAGACGAGTCCCAACGTGCACCCCGTGTTCGGCGCCTGCGTTGCGCGCCAGCTCGGGGAAATGTGGCGCATCCTTGGCAGGCCTGACCGCTTTGACGTCCTCGAGGCGGGCGCCGGCGACGGCAGACTGGCTCTGGACATCGCCGCCTGGTTGCGGGCCCATGACCAGGACGCCTTCGCGGCGCTCAGCCTCCGCCTACAGGACGTGACCTACGGAGCGCGGCCCCCTGCGCACGCTCGAGAACTTAGCGCGCTTCTGGGAGGACGCGTGAGCTTCGGCGAGCAGATCGCGGGCAGGCTGACCGGCTGCATTCTGAGCAACGAGCTACTCGACGCCTTCCCGGTGCGGCGCGTCCGCGTCGAGAGGGGGCGCTTGCTGGAGCTGCGCGTCGGCTGGGACGAGGCCGGGTTCGTCGACGTCCCCTGGGAGCCATCGCCGGAGGTCGAGTGCTACTTTCAGGAGCTTGGGATGCTGCCGGGCGAGGGCTGCGAGGCCGAGGCGAACCTGGAGGCGCCAGCCTGGATGCAGCGCGCCGCTGCGGTCCTTGACCGAGGCTACGTCCTCACCCTGGATTACGGTTATGAGGCGGCTTCTCTGTATGCGCCCTGGCGGAAGCGCGGCACGCTCCTGACCTTCTACCGCCACACCGCAGGCGAAGACCCCTACGTCCGCGTCGGCCGGCAGGACATCACGGCGAGCGTCGACCTCACGACCGTCGCGCGTGCCGGGGAGGAAGCTGGCCTGAGGACGCTGGGCCTGACGGCGCAGTCGGAGTTCCTGAGCGCGCTCGGCATCGGCGAGGCGCTGGCCCAGCGGCCGGACCCGTCACAACTGGAGGCCTACTATGCCCTGCGCCGGGCCGCGGTCGAGCTCACCGACCCGACGGGGCTCGGGAGGATAAAGGTCCTTGTTCAGGGCAAGGACGTGCCGGACACGCCCCTCACGGGGCTCTCCGGCCGGGAGGCAGGCCGTGCCTGA
- a CDS encoding LysR family transcriptional regulator: MQPRLKIWVEAGDGLVLSDYRVRLLELVAETGSLSEAAERMGLSYRRAWGKLKEIEANLGLKLIESTVGGSGGGHTRLTPKGAEMVARYNRFRSRVSAFVETEFAACFAAEPAAPSV, from the coding sequence GTGCAGCCGCGGCTCAAAATATGGGTGGAAGCGGGCGATGGGCTGGTCCTGAGCGATTACCGCGTTCGATTGCTGGAGCTCGTGGCGGAGACCGGCTCTCTGTCCGAGGCCGCCGAGCGCATGGGCCTCTCCTACCGGCGCGCTTGGGGCAAGCTGAAGGAAATCGAGGCGAACCTGGGGCTGAAGCTGATCGAGAGCACGGTCGGCGGCAGCGGTGGCGGCCACACGCGCCTCACACCTAAAGGAGCGGAGATGGTCGCGCGCTACAACCGCTTCCGGTCGAGAGTGTCGGCATTCGTCGAGACGGAATTCGCTGCGTGCTTCGCAGCCGAGCCGGCCGCGCCAAGCGTGTGA